In Synechococcus sp. RS9909, one genomic interval encodes:
- a CDS encoding homoserine O-succinyltransferase: protein MALILPRNYHKIASVERNGISWIEPALAERQDIRPLRIGILNIMPLGKQYEFNLLHPLGLSPLQIEPIWIRLQSHSYKTWDHDHLDQLYVSWDEATAQAPLDGLIITGAPVEHLPYEQVNYWPELVELIEEARRVCASTLGLCWAGFALAYLAGVDKVPFERKLFGVYPLRSLVPGHALMGTQDDRFVCPQSRHAGLRDAAMEAAQRQGRLRLLAHGEEVGYTIFETTDQRQLMHLGHPEYNTSRILGEMERDRARGDVPPPENFDADQPRTLWRSHRNLLFQQWVWFCYQRVSLTE, encoded by the coding sequence ATGGCTCTGATTCTGCCGCGTAATTATCACAAGATCGCCTCGGTTGAACGCAACGGCATTTCCTGGATTGAACCGGCCCTGGCGGAACGTCAGGACATCCGACCGCTGCGCATCGGCATCCTCAACATCATGCCGTTGGGGAAGCAATATGAGTTCAATCTGCTCCATCCACTCGGGCTGTCGCCCTTGCAGATCGAGCCGATCTGGATTCGCCTGCAGAGTCACAGCTACAAAACCTGGGATCACGATCATCTCGACCAGCTGTATGTGAGCTGGGACGAAGCGACGGCTCAGGCTCCCCTGGATGGCTTGATCATCACCGGCGCCCCGGTTGAACATCTGCCCTATGAGCAGGTGAACTACTGGCCTGAACTGGTGGAGTTGATCGAGGAGGCGCGGCGGGTGTGTGCCAGCACCCTGGGCCTCTGCTGGGCCGGTTTCGCGCTGGCCTATCTGGCCGGAGTCGACAAGGTGCCGTTCGAGCGCAAACTCTTTGGGGTGTATCCGCTGCGCAGTCTGGTGCCGGGTCACGCCCTGATGGGCACCCAGGACGACCGCTTTGTCTGTCCCCAGAGTCGCCATGCCGGTCTGCGCGATGCGGCGATGGAAGCAGCCCAGCGCCAGGGTCGCTTGCGCCTGCTCGCCCATGGCGAGGAGGTGGGTTACACGATCTTTGAAACCACCGATCAGCGCCAACTGATGCATCTGGGTCACCCGGAATACAACACCTCCCGCATCCTTGGGGAAATGGAGCGGGATCGCGCCCGCGGCGATGTGCCCCCTCCTGAAAATTTCGATGCCGATCAACCCCGCACCCTGTGGCGATCCCACCGCAATCTGCTGTTTCAGCAGTGGGTCTGGTTCTGCTATCAACGCGTCAGTCTGACGGAATAA
- a CDS encoding O-acetylhomoserine aminocarboxypropyltransferase/cysteine synthase family protein yields MTQTWHALASQRFETLQLHAGQVPDPVTNSRAVPIYQTSSYVFNDAEHGANLFGLKEFGNIYTRLMNPTTDVFEKRVAALEGGVAALATASGQSAQFLAITNCMQAGDNLVSTSFLYGGTYNQFKVQFPRLGIQVKFAEGDDVDSFATQIDANTKAIYVEAMGNPRFNIPDFAGLSALAKERGIPLIVDNTLGACGALLRPIEHGADVVVESATKWIGGHGTSLGGVIVDAGTFDWGNGRFPLMSEPSAAYHGLVHWQAFGFGSDICKMLGVPDDRNIAFALRARLEGLRDWGPAVSPFNSFLLLQGLETLSLRVERHAENAMALASWLQEHPKVASVSYPGLPGDPYHTRAKHYLTGRGMGCMLMFALKGGFDDAVQFINGLKLASHLANVGDAKTLVIHPASTTHQQLSEAEQASAGVTPTMVRVSVGLEHIDDIKADFDQALALLP; encoded by the coding sequence ATGACCCAGACCTGGCACGCCTTGGCATCCCAACGTTTCGAGACCCTCCAGCTCCACGCCGGCCAGGTCCCGGATCCGGTGACCAACTCCCGGGCGGTGCCGATCTACCAGACCAGCTCCTACGTCTTCAATGACGCCGAGCACGGCGCCAACCTCTTCGGGCTGAAGGAGTTCGGCAACATCTACACCCGTCTGATGAACCCGACGACGGATGTGTTCGAAAAGCGGGTGGCGGCCCTGGAAGGGGGTGTGGCCGCCCTGGCGACGGCATCGGGCCAGTCGGCGCAGTTTCTGGCGATCACCAACTGCATGCAGGCGGGCGACAACCTCGTGTCGACCTCCTTCCTCTATGGCGGCACCTACAACCAGTTCAAGGTGCAGTTTCCCCGCCTGGGAATCCAGGTGAAGTTCGCCGAAGGCGATGACGTGGACAGCTTCGCGACCCAGATCGATGCCAACACCAAGGCGATCTATGTGGAAGCGATGGGCAATCCCCGCTTCAACATTCCCGATTTCGCCGGCCTCTCCGCCCTTGCCAAGGAGCGGGGCATTCCGCTGATTGTCGACAACACCCTGGGTGCTTGCGGTGCCCTGCTCCGGCCGATCGAGCATGGGGCCGATGTGGTGGTGGAGAGCGCCACCAAATGGATCGGAGGCCACGGCACCAGCCTGGGTGGTGTGATCGTTGATGCGGGCACGTTCGACTGGGGCAATGGCCGCTTCCCCCTGATGAGTGAACCCAGCGCCGCTTATCACGGCCTGGTGCACTGGCAGGCCTTCGGCTTCGGCAGCGACATCTGCAAGATGCTCGGTGTGCCCGATGACCGCAACATCGCCTTCGCTCTGCGGGCCCGTCTGGAGGGATTGCGGGATTGGGGGCCGGCGGTGAGCCCGTTCAACAGCTTCCTGCTGCTGCAGGGCCTGGAGACCCTGAGTCTGCGGGTGGAGCGCCATGCTGAGAATGCGATGGCCCTCGCCAGCTGGCTGCAGGAGCACCCGAAGGTGGCGTCCGTCAGCTACCCCGGTCTCCCCGGGGATCCTTACCACACCCGCGCCAAGCACTACCTGACCGGTCGCGGCATGGGCTGCATGCTGATGTTCGCCCTCAAAGGCGGTTTCGATGATGCGGTGCAGTTCATCAATGGCCTGAAACTGGCCAGTCATCTGGCCAATGTGGGCGATGCCAAGACCCTGGTGATCCACCCGGCCTCCACCACCCACCAGCAGCTTTCGGAAGCGGAGCAGGCTTCCGCCGGTGTGACGCCCACCATGGTGCGGGTCTCGGTGGGTCTGGAGCACATCGACGACATCAAGGCCGATTTCGATCAGGCCCTGGCCCTCCTTCCCTGA
- a CDS encoding lytic transglycosylase domain-containing protein, whose protein sequence is MARSMRWLLPLIAAALVPAVIASQPRPQPQSDAPQVDEPTARRRSKGPALPTDPTLPRTATGRHYPLVPEDAMALATLLAALESSIRDPQLPGSALPPLAHQQQVIYRVLSKQPERAAAVRNALPERWHWVFDQHIAARRQFLAMHRGPASNRLPAWRIRPPAPADQLLKAYRSAAAKTGIDWEVLAAVNLVETGMGRIDGVSVANAQGPMQFLPSTWAEPGIGQGGDIRNPWDAIHAAARYLVRRGGLKDIRRGLWGYNNSDHYGDAVLRYAALLKDNPAAYRGLYHWEIHFASATGDLWLPVGYAQTEPIGVGAYLQQQPASSPPAS, encoded by the coding sequence ATGGCTCGATCGATGCGCTGGCTTCTGCCCCTGATCGCTGCCGCCCTGGTGCCGGCGGTGATCGCCAGCCAGCCCCGACCCCAACCCCAGAGCGACGCTCCCCAGGTCGACGAACCGACCGCGAGACGACGCAGCAAGGGTCCGGCGTTACCCACCGATCCAACCCTGCCCCGTACCGCCACAGGGCGTCACTACCCGCTGGTTCCGGAGGACGCCATGGCCCTGGCGACTCTGCTTGCGGCACTGGAGTCCTCGATCCGCGATCCGCAGTTGCCTGGCAGCGCCCTGCCCCCACTGGCGCATCAGCAGCAGGTGATCTATCGGGTGCTGTCCAAACAGCCGGAGCGGGCTGCCGCCGTGCGCAACGCCTTGCCAGAGCGTTGGCACTGGGTGTTCGATCAGCACATTGCCGCACGCCGCCAATTCCTGGCCATGCATCGCGGGCCGGCCAGCAACCGCCTGCCCGCCTGGCGAATCCGCCCACCCGCACCGGCTGACCAATTGCTCAAGGCCTACCGCAGCGCCGCCGCCAAGACCGGTATCGACTGGGAGGTGTTGGCGGCTGTGAACCTGGTGGAAACCGGCATGGGCCGCATCGATGGGGTGTCAGTGGCCAATGCCCAGGGCCCGATGCAGTTTCTGCCCAGCACCTGGGCGGAGCCAGGCATCGGCCAGGGAGGCGACATCCGCAATCCCTGGGATGCGATCCATGCCGCTGCCCGCTATCTGGTGCGGCGGGGTGGGCTGAAGGACATCCGCCGCGGGCTCTGGGGTTACAACAACAGCGACCATTACGGCGACGCCGTCCTCCGCTACGCCGCCCTGCTCAAGGACAACCCGGCGGCCTATCGCGGGCTTTATCACTGGGAAATTCATTTCGCTTCAGCGACGGGGGATCTCTGGCTGCCGGTGGGTTACGCCCAGACCGAGCCGATCGGAGTTGGCGCCTATCTTCAGCAGCAACCCGCCAGCAGTCCACCGGCGTCGTGA
- a CDS encoding DOMON-like domain-containing protein: MARHAVMVRQLCVLQPFAPHISPPLLLRVEAVWQASGAMAFSFGLRPGPGWESLEGLRCPSRTGPPQRRDGLWDHTCFEAFLGWPESPRYWELNAAANGDWNLYAFSTYRSPPELVDLPQPPRIQLRRQARDLRCDIQLDLPPCWPEAMQPEIGLAMVVEEQEGRLSYWALSHPGDQPDFHDRRAFLPT; this comes from the coding sequence ATGGCACGTCACGCGGTGATGGTGCGCCAGCTCTGCGTCCTGCAGCCATTTGCGCCGCACATCAGCCCGCCTCTGCTGTTGCGGGTGGAAGCCGTCTGGCAGGCCTCCGGTGCGATGGCCTTCAGCTTCGGTCTACGGCCCGGGCCGGGTTGGGAGTCCCTGGAGGGCCTGCGTTGCCCCAGCCGCACCGGCCCCCCGCAACGCCGGGATGGCCTCTGGGACCACACCTGCTTTGAGGCCTTCCTCGGCTGGCCTGAGTCGCCGCGCTACTGGGAGCTCAACGCCGCTGCCAACGGCGACTGGAACCTCTACGCCTTCAGCACCTATCGCAGCCCTCCGGAGCTGGTGGATCTGCCCCAGCCACCCCGGATTCAGCTGCGACGTCAGGCCAGGGATCTGCGCTGCGACATCCAGCTCGATCTGCCCCCGTGCTGGCCCGAGGCGATGCAACCGGAGATCGGCCTTGCGATGGTGGTGGAAGAGCAAGAGGGTCGCCTCTCCTACTGGGCCCTCTCCCACCCCGGCGACCAGCCTGATTTTCACGATCGGCGCGCCTTCCTGCCCACCTGA